The following DNA comes from Nocardioides sp. JQ2195.
GGAGCTGCCCTTCATCAGCGGCATCGAGACCGCCGGCACCGTGGTCGCCTGTGGCCAGGGCGTCACCGGATTCACCGCCGGTGACCGGGTCTTCGGGCTCACCGACCTTCCCGACGGCGGGTTCGCCGAGCTGGCCCTGCTCGACGCCGCGGTCACCTTCCCCGTCCCCGAGGGCCTCGGCGACGCGCAGGCGGCTTCGCTCTTCGTCGGCTACCAGACCAGCTGGTTCGCCCTGCACCGCCGGGCCCGGATCCAGCCGGGGGAGACCCTGCTCGTGCACGCGGCCGCCGGGGGCGTCGGCAGCGCAGCCGTCGAGCTCGGCAAGGCAGCCGGGGCCCGGGTCGTGGCCGTCGTGGGCGGGCCGGAGAAGGCAGCCGCAGCGAAGGCGCTCGGCGCCGACGTCGTCGTCGATCGCCACACCGAGGACTTCGTCGAGGTCGTCAACACCCTCACCGAGGGCCGGGGCGCCGACGTGGTCTACGACCCGGTGGGCGGCGACACCTACACCCGCTCGACCAAGTGCATCGCGTTCGAGGGCCGGATCGTGCTGGTCGGCTTCGCCGGCGGCGAGATCCAGTCCGCGCGTCTCAACCACGCGCTGATCAAGAACTACTCGATCCTCGGGTTCGTGTGGGGCCGCTATCGCAGGACCCACGCCGACCTGGTCCGCGAGTGCAACGCCGATCTCGCCCGTCTGGTGGCCGAGGGCAGGATCAGCCCGCTGGTCGGCGAGCGAGTGCCGTTCGCCGAGATCCCGGCCGCTCTCGAGCGGTTGGCCGCGGGCAGGAATATCGGCCGCCTCGTGTTCGTGGCCGACGCGTGAACGGCCGGTCGCCGAGCGCCTCGTCGGACCACTCGACGTACGACGTGCCGCTCGAGGTGCGCTGGTGGGACCAGGACCTGCTCGGGCACGTCAACCACGTGATGATCGTGGGCTACCTCGCCGAGGCCAGGACCCGCTGGCTGCACCGCGACGCGGTGGCGCAGGGGGTCGACGCCTTCGCCCACCCGCGGATCGTGGTGCGCCTCGAGATCGACTACGTCAGCGGCGTGACCGCCGGGCGGCCCCTCATCGTGACGATGCACGGCACCCGGATCGGCGGCGGGTCCTTCACCGTTGCCTATCGCGGGCACCAGGACGGGGTCACCGCGTTCCGCGCCTCGACGGTCCTCGTGCCGACATCCGGCGACGGCTCGACCCGCAAGGTCAGCGCGCAGGAGCGTGACTACCTCGCCGGGTTCGCCGCGGCCTCCGCGGCCGTTGCCGGCTGACCCACGGCAGCTCCGGCCCGGATCCGGCTTGGCCGGCACAGCACGGCTCCCACGGCCGTGATCGCGGCGATGGCCGACAGTGCCGCCTCGACCGAGACGTAGTCGGCCAGCAGACCGTCCAGCGCACCGGCGAGCGGTCGCGAGCCGATGAAGCCCATCAGCCAGTAGGCCATCACGCGCCCGCGGACGTGGTCGGGACAGGCCTCGTGGAGCAGCGTGGTCAGGCTGGTCAGTGACAGTGTCATCCCGACGCCGCCGAGTGCGAAGCCCGCCATCGCCAACCAGGTGGTGGAGCTGACTGCGAGCAGCACGAGGCTGGCCGCCATCGTGGCCAGGCCCAACGGGGCGAGCCCGTGGTCGTGGAGCCTGCTCCGCAACAGCCTGAGGAACGCGAAGCCCAGGGCGGAGCCGACCCCGAAGACCGAGCCGAGCCAGCCGACCAGGGCTGCTCCTCCACCGAGGTCGTCGGCGATCGACGGGGTCAGCGTCATCGAGGGGTCGGCGCCGAAGCCGACCGCGGTGACGCCGAGCAACAGGGTGGCCACCACGCGGTTGCGGCGGACGAAC
Coding sequences within:
- a CDS encoding NADPH:quinone oxidoreductase family protein produces the protein MQAWQVTQHGEATVAMERREVPTPEPAAGQVLIRVAATPMNFPDVLMSRGVYQIKPELPFISGIETAGTVVACGQGVTGFTAGDRVFGLTDLPDGGFAELALLDAAVTFPVPEGLGDAQAASLFVGYQTSWFALHRRARIQPGETLLVHAAAGGVGSAAVELGKAAGARVVAVVGGPEKAAAAKALGADVVVDRHTEDFVEVVNTLTEGRGADVVYDPVGGDTYTRSTKCIAFEGRIVLVGFAGGEIQSARLNHALIKNYSILGFVWGRYRRTHADLVRECNADLARLVAEGRISPLVGERVPFAEIPAALERLAAGRNIGRLVFVADA
- a CDS encoding acyl-CoA thioesterase → MNGRSPSASSDHSTYDVPLEVRWWDQDLLGHVNHVMIVGYLAEARTRWLHRDAVAQGVDAFAHPRIVVRLEIDYVSGVTAGRPLIVTMHGTRIGGGSFTVAYRGHQDGVTAFRASTVLVPTSGDGSTRKVSAQERDYLAGFAAASAAVAG